From one Amycolatopsis sp. FDAARGOS 1241 genomic stretch:
- a CDS encoding GntR family transcriptional regulator yields MASEPELATRFGVGRAAARSALQELERRLLVRRVQGAGTFVNRRIDYVISRMRPPSWHATVTAAGATPRSQIKGVERVPLPEAAAGRLERPAGTLVHRVIRHFFIDDLLASWTEELIPVDVAPDLDIALHSVESVDLVLRQLGGALPVRAWCRASVDIPPAEVLRGLRIEASVPVWRIDSVNRDAETGRVLMTSSAWTRADAVRVVVELEDPAFPVKREGEQGD; encoded by the coding sequence GTGGCGAGCGAGCCGGAGCTCGCCACCCGTTTCGGCGTGGGCCGGGCGGCCGCCCGCTCCGCCCTGCAGGAGCTGGAGCGGCGGCTGCTCGTGCGCCGCGTGCAGGGCGCCGGAACCTTCGTGAACCGGCGCATCGACTACGTGATCTCGCGGATGCGGCCGCCTTCGTGGCACGCCACCGTGACCGCGGCGGGCGCCACGCCCCGGTCGCAGATCAAGGGGGTCGAGCGGGTCCCGCTGCCCGAGGCGGCGGCCGGACGGCTGGAGCGCCCTGCGGGCACGCTCGTGCACCGGGTGATCCGGCACTTCTTCATCGACGACCTGCTCGCGTCGTGGACCGAGGAGCTGATCCCGGTCGACGTCGCGCCGGACCTCGACATCGCGCTGCACAGCGTGGAGTCGGTGGACCTGGTGCTGCGGCAACTGGGTGGCGCGCTGCCGGTGCGCGCGTGGTGCCGGGCGAGCGTGGACATCCCCCCGGCCGAGGTGCTCCGCGGCCTGCGGATCGAGGCCAGCGTGCCGGTGTGGCGTATCGACAGCGTCAACCGGGACGCCGAAACCGGCCGGGTGCTCATGACCAGCAGCGCGTGGACGCGGGCCGACGCCGTGCGCGTGGTGGTGGAGCTGGAGGACCCGGCATTTCCCGTGAAGCGTGAAGGAGAACAGGGTGACTGA
- the phnG gene encoding phosphonate C-P lyase system protein PhnG: protein MTDPLGREERCGLLAEAGPGELRALADACLADGAEVRVLLAPEVGCVQTQVREPVAGERFMLGDVLACRAEVELAGHRGWAMRLGDDRAAVLAAAVLDAEVQAGRPHASEVDELCREVARRLVEREEHEWAQLAPTIVEFEELT from the coding sequence GTGACTGACCCCTTGGGCCGGGAGGAGCGCTGCGGCCTGCTGGCCGAAGCCGGACCCGGTGAACTGCGGGCGCTCGCCGACGCCTGCCTCGCCGACGGCGCCGAAGTGCGGGTGCTGCTCGCACCGGAGGTCGGCTGCGTGCAGACGCAAGTGCGCGAGCCCGTGGCGGGCGAGCGGTTCATGCTCGGCGACGTGCTCGCGTGCCGCGCCGAGGTGGAGCTCGCCGGCCACCGCGGCTGGGCGATGCGGCTCGGTGACGACCGCGCGGCGGTGCTCGCCGCGGCGGTGCTCGACGCCGAGGTGCAGGCCGGCCGTCCGCACGCGTCCGAAGTGGACGAGCTGTGCCGGGAGGTCGCACGCCGCCTCGTCGAGCGTGAGGAGCACGAATGGGCCCAACTGGCCCCGACCATCGTCGAGTTCGAGGAGCTGACGTGA
- the phnH gene encoding phosphonate C-P lyase system protein PhnH — MTTATGTTASAVLRPAESQQVFRTVLEALSRPGTVQQLPADLAQGNYSAVLPVLALADLGTGVCVLEEGTRWADAVALATSAPIRPLELARLVAAVRPVTAGEITKLCRGSAPAPEDAALAALAVSDVDGGDRRWRLSGPGVPGELTLAPRGLPAGFAAARAEAVAGYPAGVDLLLVTEDGRVTGLPRTTIIEED, encoded by the coding sequence GTGACCACCGCAACCGGAACCACCGCGAGCGCGGTGCTGCGCCCGGCCGAGTCCCAGCAGGTGTTCCGCACGGTGCTGGAAGCGCTTTCCCGACCGGGCACCGTGCAGCAGCTGCCCGCGGATCTGGCGCAGGGCAACTACTCCGCAGTGCTGCCGGTGCTCGCGCTCGCCGACCTCGGCACCGGCGTGTGCGTGCTGGAAGAAGGCACGCGGTGGGCCGACGCCGTCGCGCTGGCCACGTCCGCGCCGATCCGGCCGCTGGAGCTGGCCCGTCTGGTCGCCGCCGTGCGGCCGGTGACGGCCGGCGAGATCACGAAGCTGTGCCGCGGCAGCGCCCCGGCGCCGGAGGACGCCGCGCTGGCCGCGCTCGCCGTGTCCGATGTGGACGGCGGAGATCGGCGCTGGCGGCTCTCCGGCCCCGGCGTGCCGGGCGAGCTCACGCTGGCACCGCGGGGCCTGCCCGCCGGCTTCGCCGCCGCCCGCGCCGAGGCGGTGGCCGGTTACCCCGCCGGAGTCGACCTCCTGCTCGTCACCGAGGACGGCCGCGTGACCGGCCTGCCGCGCACCACGATCATCGAGGAGGACTGA
- a CDS encoding carbon-phosphorus lyase complex subunit PhnI, giving the protein MGYSGARGGLEAILAAEDLVRRARDHAPVPWADTGQIVARFRLAVDRVMGEAGLFDEETAAAAFRQAEGDPLEASHLLRAYRSTLPRLAVGEPVDPDELLILRRIVPAFREPDGPQLLGRTTDYTGRLLEKPAGAPEAVERVPGTPKPRTDEQRRPRRFLDLLRELDLAVDHRGEHADAEPFDVTRRPARPPAPRSAALAAMARAETGALVALWYRSILGPDGDIHEVTLGEVRHGRLPLRVKHPHTGNPVTLGRFRVTEAEAIEDLDGAEEDRSRFDVGYGLCFGHNERKAIAMANLDIANRRFGRSGPLEQLLLLTTDGLDSGGFLEHLKLPHYVTFRSMVERKQALQAAAATGEGPAPRPTEPFGGEC; this is encoded by the coding sequence ATGGGGTACTCGGGAGCCCGGGGCGGGCTCGAAGCCATCCTCGCGGCCGAAGACCTCGTGCGCCGCGCCCGCGACCACGCGCCGGTGCCGTGGGCGGACACCGGGCAGATCGTCGCGCGGTTCCGGCTCGCGGTCGACCGCGTGATGGGCGAGGCCGGCCTGTTCGACGAGGAGACGGCGGCAGCCGCGTTCCGCCAGGCCGAAGGCGACCCGCTGGAGGCTTCGCACCTGCTGCGCGCCTACCGCTCGACGCTGCCCCGCCTGGCCGTCGGCGAACCGGTGGACCCGGACGAGCTGCTGATCCTGCGCCGGATCGTGCCGGCGTTCCGCGAGCCCGACGGGCCGCAGCTGCTGGGCCGCACCACCGACTACACGGGGCGGTTGCTGGAGAAGCCCGCCGGCGCGCCCGAGGCCGTCGAGCGCGTGCCCGGCACGCCGAAGCCGCGCACCGACGAGCAGCGCCGGCCGCGCCGGTTCCTCGACCTGCTGCGCGAGCTCGACCTGGCCGTGGACCACCGCGGTGAGCACGCAGACGCCGAGCCGTTCGACGTCACGCGCCGGCCCGCGCGGCCACCGGCCCCGCGGTCGGCGGCGCTCGCCGCGATGGCCCGCGCGGAGACGGGTGCGCTCGTCGCGCTGTGGTACCGCTCGATCCTCGGGCCCGACGGCGACATCCACGAGGTCACGCTGGGCGAGGTGCGCCACGGCCGGCTGCCGCTGCGCGTGAAGCACCCGCACACCGGGAATCCGGTGACCCTCGGCCGGTTCCGCGTGACGGAAGCCGAGGCGATCGAGGATCTCGACGGCGCCGAAGAGGACCGCAGCCGCTTCGACGTGGGTTACGGGCTGTGCTTCGGCCACAACGAGCGCAAGGCGATCGCGATGGCCAACCTCGACATCGCCAACCGCCGCTTCGGTCGGTCCGGCCCGTTGGAGCAGCTGCTGCTGCTCACGACCGACGGCCTCGACTCCGGCGGGTTCCTGGAGCACCTCAAGCTCCCGCACTACGTCACGTTCCGCTCGATGGTGGAACGCAAGCAGGCCCTGCAGGCCGCCGCTGCCACCGGTGAGGGACCGGCGCCCCGGCCGACGGAGCCGTTCGGAGGGGAATGCTGA
- a CDS encoding alpha-D-ribose 1-methylphosphonate 5-phosphate C-P-lyase PhnJ: MRTTEDLLTDLEALAEPAGILDEGGKREVRRATLTAVCVPGYQVPFGSREMPVARGWGSGGLQVTLAVIGAQDTVKVIDQGDDAGVNATNLRRMIAATTGAAETADTREATIVQTRHRVPEEALSAGDVLVYQVPVPEPLRGVEKSVVACARMHAEGDYSAMWVSLYEDIVRNGMITRTTGYPVLVGGRYVMATTPIPRWDVPRLHQSPHLNLFGAGREKRIYAVPPNTDVAPLTFDDVPFEVEHTPGAVCKLCGRDDTFLVAAGTSGGYACSDTEWCARVRAGDADEAAHHHRAPLHLLPDPRRRARATVSAEARELPRREIPADAPEWALRVDGIGKVHGAGGADAVPGTGPEHGTAVSPATGAIVAAWDVSFDVAPGEALGVIGESGSGKSTVLACVIGEERATAGEVRVATVDGGRTDLLTLTDPQRRALRVDAMAVVHQNPADGLDLRVSAGGNIAERLTAAGWRNYHDIRRRAAELLDRVEVPLPRMDDPVGTFSGGMRQRVQIAKALATEPPVVLLDEPTTGLDASVAAGVLDLLRGLLSERDIAAVVVSHDFSVIDALTDRTIVMQLGRVVERGLTDQLFHDPHHPYTQRLVAAARR; the protein is encoded by the coding sequence ATGCGCACGACCGAAGACCTGCTCACGGACCTCGAAGCGCTCGCCGAACCGGCCGGGATCCTCGACGAGGGCGGCAAGCGTGAGGTCCGCCGCGCCACGCTCACCGCCGTGTGCGTGCCCGGCTACCAAGTGCCGTTCGGCTCGCGCGAGATGCCGGTGGCCCGCGGCTGGGGTTCGGGCGGCCTGCAGGTGACGCTCGCCGTGATCGGCGCGCAGGACACCGTGAAGGTCATCGATCAGGGCGACGACGCCGGCGTGAACGCCACCAACCTGCGCCGCATGATCGCCGCCACCACGGGGGCCGCGGAGACGGCCGACACCCGCGAAGCGACGATCGTCCAAACGCGACACCGAGTGCCCGAGGAAGCCTTGTCGGCCGGCGACGTGCTCGTGTACCAGGTGCCGGTGCCGGAACCGCTGCGCGGCGTGGAGAAATCCGTGGTCGCGTGCGCGCGGATGCACGCCGAGGGCGACTACTCGGCGATGTGGGTGAGCCTGTACGAGGACATCGTCCGCAACGGCATGATCACCCGCACGACCGGCTACCCCGTGCTGGTCGGCGGCCGCTACGTGATGGCCACGACGCCGATCCCGCGCTGGGACGTGCCGCGGCTGCACCAGTCGCCGCACCTGAACCTCTTCGGCGCCGGCCGCGAGAAGCGCATCTACGCCGTGCCGCCGAACACCGACGTGGCGCCGCTGACGTTCGACGACGTCCCGTTCGAAGTCGAGCACACGCCGGGCGCGGTGTGCAAGCTGTGCGGCCGCGACGACACGTTCCTCGTGGCGGCGGGCACCAGCGGCGGGTATGCCTGCAGCGACACGGAGTGGTGCGCCCGCGTGCGCGCCGGCGACGCCGACGAGGCGGCCCACCACCACCGCGCGCCGCTGCACCTGCTGCCCGACCCGCGCCGCCGCGCCCGGGCCACCGTCTCCGCCGAGGCGCGCGAGCTGCCGCGCCGCGAGATCCCCGCGGACGCGCCGGAGTGGGCGCTGCGGGTCGACGGCATCGGCAAGGTGCACGGGGCCGGCGGCGCGGACGCCGTGCCGGGTACCGGCCCGGAGCACGGCACCGCGGTCAGCCCGGCGACGGGCGCGATCGTCGCCGCGTGGGACGTCTCCTTCGACGTCGCGCCCGGTGAGGCTCTCGGCGTGATCGGCGAGTCGGGCTCCGGCAAGTCGACCGTGCTCGCGTGTGTCATCGGCGAGGAGCGCGCGACCGCGGGTGAGGTCCGTGTGGCCACTGTGGACGGTGGTCGCACCGACCTGCTGACGCTCACCGACCCGCAGCGCCGGGCTCTGCGGGTCGACGCGATGGCCGTGGTGCACCAGAACCCGGCCGACGGGCTCGACCTGCGCGTGTCCGCGGGCGGCAACATCGCCGAGCGGCTCACCGCCGCGGGCTGGCGAAATTACCACGACATCCGCCGCCGTGCGGCCGAACTCCTCGACCGCGTCGAGGTTCCGCTGCCGCGGATGGACGATCCCGTCGGGACGTTCTCCGGCGGCATGCGCCAGCGCGTGCAGATCGCCAAGGCGCTGGCCACCGAACCGCCGGTGGTGCTGCTCGACGAGCCCACCACGGGACTCGACGCGTCGGTCGCCGCCGGGGTGCTCGACCTGCTGCGCGGCCTGCTGTCCGAACGCGACATCGCGGCCGTGGTGGTGAGCCACGACTTCTCCGTGATCGACGCGCTCACCGACCGCACGATCGTGATGCAGCTCGGCCGCGTGGTCGAGCGCGGCCTCACCGACCAGCTCTTCCACGACCCCCACCACCCCTACACCCAGCGGCTCGTCGCCGCGGCCCGGAGGTGA
- a CDS encoding ATP-binding cassette domain-containing protein, producing the protein MSAVLSVRGLRKSFTLHTIDGRTVHSLHGVDLDVRAGEHVALAGPSGAGKSSLLRCVNRTYLPDSGSVGLRTGAGEELELTELPDRAMARVRGREFGYVSQFLAAPPRTGPLEVVAATARRRGMARAEAREAGAEALKRLNLDEALWDVDCSVLSGGERQRVNLAAGTVRPPRLLLLDEPVSALDPANREAALDLIASLTAQGVAVLAVFHDLDAMRRLASRVVLMSEGRIARDGAPEEILEEVA; encoded by the coding sequence GTGTCCGCCGTCCTGTCCGTTCGCGGACTGCGCAAGTCCTTCACCCTGCACACGATCGACGGCCGCACCGTGCACTCGCTGCACGGTGTCGACCTCGACGTGCGCGCCGGTGAGCACGTCGCGCTCGCCGGGCCGAGCGGCGCCGGCAAGTCTTCGCTGCTGCGCTGCGTGAACCGCACCTACCTGCCCGACTCCGGTTCCGTCGGGCTGCGCACCGGCGCCGGCGAGGAGCTCGAGCTGACCGAGCTGCCCGACCGCGCGATGGCGCGGGTCCGCGGCCGCGAATTCGGCTACGTGTCCCAGTTCCTGGCCGCTCCCCCGCGCACCGGGCCGCTCGAGGTCGTCGCCGCGACCGCCCGCCGCCGCGGGATGGCCCGCGCCGAGGCGCGCGAGGCCGGCGCCGAAGCACTCAAGCGGCTCAACCTCGACGAAGCGCTGTGGGACGTCGACTGCTCGGTGCTCTCGGGTGGCGAACGCCAGCGCGTGAACCTCGCGGCGGGCACGGTCCGCCCGCCGCGGCTGCTGCTGCTCGACGAACCGGTGTCGGCCCTCGACCCGGCCAACCGCGAGGCCGCGCTGGACCTCATCGCTTCGCTCACCGCGCAGGGCGTGGCGGTGCTGGCGGTGTTCCACGACCTCGACGCCATGCGGCGCCTGGCTTCCCGCGTCGTGCTGATGAGCGAAGGTCGCATCGCTCGCGACGGCGCGCCCGAAGAGATCCTGGAGGAAGTGGCATGA
- a CDS encoding alpha-D-ribose 1-methylphosphonate 5-triphosphate diphosphatase: MTTEVFESRMDQWTLGAPPADYVLGHVRAVLPDRVLDDALVAVREGVLAAVEPHLPGVEADVDGQGLLRVPGLVDVHSDGLEKERLPRPGAELPMEFALLSFEGKLRAAAVTTVFHGAGFEQSHGRGLARTVERAGQVCLAVDDRPAGLVDHRILYRLDVRSPEGLQALRDRLAAAPGTGVAPLVSHEDHTPGQGQYADRSYYERYLVGTRGMSQQEAAEHVTSLIAERDGRLGVREDAMAWLGEQARAGRIRLLGHDPASATEIGELVARGGSVAEFPTTVEAARAARERGLPVVMGAPNVLRGGSHNGNASGRDLVALGLVTALASDYLPSGLLAAAFALADDGLVTPAEAIGLVTAGPAAVAGLTDRGRLEPGLRADLALIAAGPRWPVVHTTLVSAA; encoded by the coding sequence GTGACGACCGAGGTGTTCGAGTCGAGGATGGACCAGTGGACGCTCGGCGCGCCGCCGGCGGACTACGTGCTCGGGCACGTGCGCGCGGTGCTGCCGGACCGCGTGCTCGACGACGCGCTCGTGGCGGTGCGCGAGGGGGTGCTCGCCGCGGTGGAGCCGCACCTGCCCGGCGTCGAGGCCGATGTGGACGGTCAGGGCCTGCTGCGCGTGCCGGGGCTCGTCGACGTGCACAGCGACGGGCTCGAGAAGGAGCGGCTGCCGCGCCCCGGCGCGGAGCTGCCGATGGAGTTCGCGCTGCTGTCGTTCGAGGGCAAGCTGCGCGCCGCCGCCGTGACGACGGTGTTCCACGGCGCCGGGTTCGAGCAGAGTCACGGGCGGGGGCTCGCCCGCACCGTCGAGCGCGCCGGGCAGGTGTGCCTCGCGGTGGACGACCGCCCGGCCGGCCTGGTCGACCACCGGATCCTCTACCGGCTCGACGTCCGCTCCCCCGAAGGGCTGCAGGCGCTGCGGGACCGGCTCGCGGCGGCGCCCGGCACGGGCGTCGCGCCGCTCGTGTCGCACGAGGACCACACGCCGGGCCAGGGCCAGTACGCCGACCGCAGCTACTACGAGCGCTACCTCGTCGGCACCCGCGGGATGTCGCAGCAGGAAGCCGCCGAACACGTGACCAGCCTGATCGCCGAACGCGACGGCCGGCTGGGCGTGCGCGAGGACGCGATGGCGTGGCTCGGTGAACAGGCCCGCGCGGGCCGGATCCGCCTGCTGGGACACGATCCCGCGTCGGCCACGGAGATCGGCGAGCTCGTGGCCCGCGGCGGGTCCGTGGCCGAGTTCCCGACCACCGTCGAGGCGGCCCGGGCGGCGCGCGAGCGCGGCCTGCCCGTGGTGATGGGCGCGCCCAACGTGCTGCGCGGCGGTTCACACAACGGCAACGCGTCGGGCCGCGACCTCGTGGCCCTCGGACTGGTGACGGCGCTCGCGTCGGACTACCTGCCCTCGGGCTTGCTCGCGGCGGCGTTCGCGCTCGCCGACGACGGCCTCGTCACGCCGGCCGAGGCGATCGGCCTCGTCACGGCGGGCCCCGCGGCCGTCGCCGGCCTGACCGACCGCGGCCGGCTCGAACCGGGCCTGCGTGCCGACCTCGCCCTGATCGCGGCGGGCCCGCGCTGGCCGGTCGTGCACACCACGCTGGTGAGCGCGGCATGA
- a CDS encoding inositol monophosphatase family protein, giving the protein MSHIGWPVPEPVIPEGTHPALADATRAAVAAFAAARAKHTRAELAEKVQMGADGTPTMRLDILVDTAVAEVVDRHRVNLLSEEIGVIDHGSAVTLVVDPVDGTANAAAGVPLSAFAGVVAVDGVAREALTCWLDTGRCWHAVAGEPTPYRTTGRRELDGAAVNLLRPHGPDDAAWWRVAKRAARVRILSTSCLEAALVAEGSTDAFADAGSDTHRIMDLAAAMVMVPAAGGAVLDVRGRPLEIDPDLTRRWSGVVAATRELAEQLAATLEEKP; this is encoded by the coding sequence ATGAGCCACATCGGCTGGCCCGTGCCCGAACCCGTCATCCCCGAGGGAACGCACCCCGCGCTGGCCGACGCGACCCGGGCGGCCGTCGCGGCGTTCGCGGCGGCGCGGGCGAAGCACACGCGGGCGGAGCTGGCGGAGAAGGTGCAGATGGGCGCCGACGGGACGCCGACGATGCGGCTGGACATCCTCGTCGACACCGCCGTCGCCGAGGTCGTCGACCGGCACCGGGTGAACCTGCTCAGCGAGGAGATCGGCGTGATCGACCACGGGTCGGCCGTGACGCTCGTGGTCGACCCGGTCGACGGCACCGCCAACGCGGCCGCCGGCGTGCCGCTATCGGCGTTCGCGGGGGTGGTCGCGGTCGACGGGGTCGCGCGGGAGGCGCTGACCTGCTGGCTCGACACCGGCCGCTGCTGGCACGCGGTCGCGGGCGAACCCACGCCGTACCGGACGACCGGCCGCCGTGAGCTCGACGGCGCGGCCGTGAACCTGCTGCGGCCCCACGGGCCGGACGACGCCGCGTGGTGGCGGGTGGCCAAACGCGCCGCGCGCGTGCGGATCCTGTCCACCAGCTGCCTGGAGGCGGCGCTGGTCGCCGAGGGCTCCACCGACGCGTTCGCCGACGCCGGCTCCGATACCCACCGGATCATGGACCTCGCCGCGGCGATGGTCATGGTCCCCGCCGCCGGCGGCGCGGTGCTCGACGTGCGCGGGCGGCCGCTGGAGATCGACCCCGACCTGACGCGCCGCTGGTCCGGCGTCGTCGCCGCCACGCGCGAGCTCGCGGAGCAGCTCGCCGCCACCCTCGAGGAGAAGCCGTGA
- a CDS encoding HD domain-containing protein → MTLTREDLAGLVDGLAGLPYGGEPVDQRSHALQAGWFAARHGADDELLLAAVLHDIGRARAVQAEWPELPHELSGAEFARRHLGERAAWIIAQHVPAKRYLVATDTEYHDHLSPASVASLIVQGGPMTAEEVAEFAAHPNADEAVLVRRWDDDAKDPDGPVLETADVLAAYDRFLAAR, encoded by the coding sequence GTGACCCTCACCCGCGAAGACCTCGCCGGGCTCGTCGACGGGCTCGCCGGGCTGCCCTACGGCGGCGAGCCGGTGGACCAGCGCAGCCACGCGCTGCAAGCCGGCTGGTTCGCCGCGCGCCACGGCGCCGACGACGAACTGCTGCTCGCCGCGGTGCTGCACGACATCGGCCGCGCGCGGGCGGTGCAAGCCGAGTGGCCCGAGCTGCCCCACGAGCTGTCGGGCGCCGAGTTCGCGCGCCGCCACCTCGGCGAGCGGGCGGCGTGGATCATCGCGCAGCACGTGCCCGCCAAGCGCTACCTGGTGGCCACCGATACCGAGTACCACGACCACCTCAGCCCGGCGTCCGTCGCGTCGCTGATCGTGCAGGGCGGCCCGATGACGGCCGAGGAGGTCGCCGAGTTCGCGGCTCACCCGAACGCCGACGAGGCCGTGCTGGTGCGCCGCTGGGACGACGACGCCAAGGACCCGGACGGCCCGGTGCTGGAGACGGCCGACGTGCTCGCGGCGTACGACCGGTTCCTCGCGGCCCGCTGA
- a CDS encoding metallophosphoesterase family protein translates to MSESSKHTVSRRGALGLLGAGAAVPLLGTGVASAAPQSAAFVPQVGSGTTPVQGLHLTFGRDPSRQMVVSWITEASVRKPRVLYGTLDGGFGAVAQADTRTYVDGTSGRTVWVHHALLDRLRPGTEYIYAAQHDGATPDAATFRTAPSGRSAFTFTSFGDQSAPQVTWNASGAVGLDANSTPATKDIVTGIETVAPLFHLLNGDLCYANLDLDRVRTWNNFFTNNTRSARYRPWMPAAGNHEIEKLNGEIGLSAYQAYFDLPSTETDAELAGLWYGFTAGSVRVIVLQNDDNCLQDGGDVYINGYSGGRQLAWLKKELAAARASRDIDWIVVAMHQVMVSTSDANGADLGLREKYGPLFDQYGVDLVLCGHEHDYERSLAVHGVVSGSETLTPNPVSSATDNIDATHGTVHMILGGGGVSGTTNGSFFKDGTGKVITAVSAKADPTSGKRVATYVKEQAVWSAVRDEEHPYGFAAFTVDPGRHRGDTTTMHVTYYNINKPHGELSVFEKFSLHRRRSDG, encoded by the coding sequence ATGTCCGAGTCCAGCAAACACACCGTCAGCCGCCGGGGAGCACTCGGCCTGTTGGGCGCCGGGGCGGCCGTGCCGCTGCTCGGCACCGGTGTGGCGAGCGCCGCCCCGCAGAGCGCCGCGTTCGTGCCGCAGGTGGGGTCCGGCACGACGCCCGTGCAGGGTCTGCACCTCACGTTCGGCCGCGACCCCTCGCGGCAGATGGTGGTCTCGTGGATCACCGAAGCGTCCGTGCGCAAGCCGCGGGTCCTCTACGGCACGCTCGACGGCGGCTTCGGCGCCGTGGCGCAGGCCGACACCCGCACGTACGTCGACGGCACGTCCGGCCGCACCGTGTGGGTGCACCACGCGCTGCTCGACCGGCTGCGCCCGGGCACCGAGTACATCTACGCCGCGCAGCACGACGGCGCGACCCCCGACGCGGCGACCTTCCGCACCGCGCCGAGCGGCCGGTCCGCGTTCACCTTCACGAGCTTCGGCGACCAGTCGGCTCCGCAGGTCACCTGGAACGCGAGCGGTGCCGTCGGGCTCGACGCCAACTCGACCCCGGCCACGAAGGACATCGTGACGGGCATCGAGACCGTCGCCCCGCTGTTCCACCTGCTCAACGGGGACCTGTGCTACGCGAACCTCGACCTCGACCGCGTGCGCACCTGGAACAACTTCTTCACCAACAACACCCGCTCCGCGCGCTACCGCCCGTGGATGCCGGCCGCGGGCAACCACGAGATCGAGAAGCTCAACGGCGAGATCGGCCTGTCCGCGTACCAGGCGTACTTCGACCTGCCCTCCACCGAAACCGACGCCGAGCTGGCCGGTCTCTGGTACGGCTTCACCGCCGGTTCCGTGCGGGTGATCGTGCTGCAGAACGACGACAACTGCCTGCAGGACGGCGGCGACGTCTACATCAACGGCTACTCCGGTGGCCGCCAGCTGGCCTGGCTGAAGAAGGAGCTGGCCGCGGCGCGGGCGTCGCGCGACATCGACTGGATCGTCGTCGCGATGCACCAGGTCATGGTCAGCACGTCCGACGCCAACGGCGCCGACCTCGGCCTGCGCGAGAAGTACGGGCCGCTGTTCGACCAGTACGGTGTGGACCTGGTGCTGTGCGGGCACGAGCACGACTACGAGCGATCGCTGGCGGTGCACGGTGTCGTCTCCGGCAGCGAGACGCTCACGCCGAACCCCGTCTCGTCGGCCACCGACAACATCGACGCCACCCACGGCACGGTGCACATGATCCTCGGCGGCGGCGGCGTGTCCGGCACGACCAACGGCAGCTTCTTCAAGGACGGCACCGGCAAGGTCATCACCGCCGTGTCCGCGAAGGCCGACCCGACGTCGGGCAAGCGGGTGGCGACCTACGTCAAGGAGCAGGCCGTGTGGAGCGCGGTCCGCGACGAGGAACACCCGTACGGCTTCGCGGCCTTCACCGTGGACCCGGGCCGCCACCGCGGGGACACCACGACGATGCACGTGACGTACTACAACATCAACAAGCCGCACGGCGAGCTGTCGGTGTTCGAGAAGTTCTCGCTGCACCGCCGCCGCTCCGACGGCTGA
- a CDS encoding PPOX class F420-dependent oxidoreductase — protein MELPAELLTLLEKPSLCFIATSMPDGSPQLTQTWVDTDGKHVLVNTVEGFRKVRNVARDPRVALNVVDAERPYRYFAVRGRVLEATTEGGAEHIEKLAQRYTGRPYAWYGGRDQVRVLWKIEAEHINSVGG, from the coding sequence ATGGAGTTGCCTGCGGAGTTGCTGACATTGCTGGAGAAGCCGAGTCTGTGCTTCATCGCCACGTCGATGCCGGATGGGTCGCCGCAGTTGACGCAGACGTGGGTGGACACGGACGGGAAGCACGTGCTGGTCAACACGGTCGAGGGGTTCCGCAAGGTGCGCAACGTCGCGCGGGATCCGCGGGTGGCGTTGAACGTGGTGGACGCCGAGCGCCCGTACCGGTACTTCGCGGTGCGCGGGCGCGTGCTGGAGGCCACGACAGAAGGCGGCGCCGAGCACATCGAAAAGCTGGCCCAGCGCTACACCGGGCGGCCCTACGCGTGGTACGGCGGCCGCGACCAGGTCCGCGTGCTGTGGAAGATCGAGGCGGAGCACATCAATTCGGTCGGCGGCTGA